ATTAAGGCCGATTGGAAATCGGATGAAAATAGTTTCTACCAGGAAGCAAGTATTGTAATCAAATAATTAAAAAAATATTATGATTTGGGGCGGTTTCATGCTCGGTTTATTGGGTAGCTTTCACTGCGTGGGCATGTGTGGACCACTTGCGATGGCATTACCTGATTCAAATGCATCCAATGCCCGCTTTATTTGGGGAAGAATCTTATACAACCTCGGACGTGCAACTTCTTATGCATTGATGGGCGCATTTTTCGGACTCATTGGATTTGGATTTTATTTTTCCGGCATTCAGCAAGGCATGAGTATCACCATTGGACTATTGTTGCTCTTTAGTGCCATTCCTGTTTTTACAGAATTTAAAAACCGTTGGCAGTTTGGTTTTTCAGGCAAACTAAAAAAACTACTCGCTCCGCTTTTTTTAAAAACATCCGCTTCCAATTTATATTTCATCGGATTGCTAAATGGATTACTGCCCTGTGGATTTGTTTACATGGGAATTGCAGGCGCACTTCTCGCCGGAACCGTCATTAATGGTGCACTCTTCATGTTGTTGTTTGGATTAGGAACATTTCCAATGATGATGTTGCTTTCTGTCAGCCGGAGATTTGCCACGCCAAAATTTCGGTTCCGCATTAATCGCCTGATGCCGCACATAGCGATGTTGGTAGGTATGCTTTTAATATTGCGCGGCCTCAACCTTGGTATTCCATATCTGAGTCCCGATCTCTCTATGAGTGCGCAGCAGACCAATAATTGCTGTCATAAATAATTGCTGATTTCCTTTTTAGTGAAGCACTTTGTTATTGCTGTGAGTGGTAATTTCGGCGAATAAAATTCTTTACCATGAAAAATGCGTTAAACTGGTTCGAGATTCCTGCTTTGGATTTTCAACGGGCTCAAAATTTTTATGAAACAGTTTTTGAATTTCAAATGCCTGTCATCATCAATGAAGAAAACTTCAAAATGGGATTGTTGCCTGCGGATGCAGCGGCCGTTGGAGGTGCCATCGTGTGGAATACTAATTCATACAAGCCATCATCCACTGAAGGTGTACTGATTTATCTGAATGCAAATCCGGATCTTGAAATCATGCAGCATCGGATTGAAAAAGCAGGTGGAAAAATAGTGATTACAAAACGACAGATTTCTCCTCAGTTCGGGTTTATGGCTATCTTCAATGACAGTGAAGGCAACCGGCTTGCTTTGCACTCCAATTCATAACCTGACAATTCTAATGATAGCACGGCACTATTTTGCCTGCTTCTTCCAGTCTGCTATTCTAACCGTTCCGTGTTTCATACTTTAAGTTGCTACTTGCAATCCAATACCTTTTCATTTACTTTGCCAAAATTTGAACTTTACATTCTCTATGAAGAAACTACTGCTCCTCCTTCCCATTCTAATCCTCTTTTCTTTTAAAGCCAAAGAAAAACGCCACACAGTTGAAATCACGACTGAATATGGCGTAATTAAGTTGATGCTGTACAATGAAACACCACAGCACCGCGATAACATGCTGAAACTGGTGAACGAACATTTTTACGACAGCTTATTGTTTCACCGTATAATTAAGGATTTTATGATCCAGGGCGGAGACCCTGATTCAAAGCATGCAGTAGCAGGTGCTATGCTGGGAAGCGGTGATATTGGTTATACCATTCCTGCAGAATTTAATCC
The genomic region above belongs to Chitinophagaceae bacterium and contains:
- a CDS encoding sulfite exporter TauE/SafE family protein, with product MIWGGFMLGLLGSFHCVGMCGPLAMALPDSNASNARFIWGRILYNLGRATSYALMGAFFGLIGFGFYFSGIQQGMSITIGLLLLFSAIPVFTEFKNRWQFGFSGKLKKLLAPLFLKTSASNLYFIGLLNGLLPCGFVYMGIAGALLAGTVINGALFMLLFGLGTFPMMMLLSVSRRFATPKFRFRINRLMPHIAMLVGMLLILRGLNLGIPYLSPDLSMSAQQTNNCCHK
- a CDS encoding VOC family protein, whose translation is MKNALNWFEIPALDFQRAQNFYETVFEFQMPVIINEENFKMGLLPADAAAVGGAIVWNTNSYKPSSTEGVLIYLNANPDLEIMQHRIEKAGGKIVITKRQISPQFGFMAIFNDSEGNRLALHSNS